In the genome of Erinaceus europaeus chromosome 8, mEriEur2.1, whole genome shotgun sequence, one region contains:
- the LOC103112840 gene encoding olfactory receptor 2A5: protein MKENQTWVTEFILLGFSLSPELQTLLFVLFSMFYVFTLLGNGVILGLITLDSRLHTPMYFFLSHLAIVDISYASNNVPKMLANLLSRKKAISFIPCIMQTFLYMAFAHTECLILVVMSYDRYVAICHPLHYSVKMSWRVCIALAVTSWVCGFLLALVHVVLILRLPFCGPHIINHFFCEVLSVLKLICADTTLNQIVIFAASVFILVGPLCLVLVSYTRILVAILRIQSGEGRKKAFSTCSSHLCVVGLFFGSAIVMYMAPKSSNPEEQQKVLSLFYSLFNPMLNPLIYSLRNTDVKGALKRVLEKQRAM, encoded by the coding sequence ATGAAGGAAAATCAGACATGGGTCACGGAATTCATTCTCCTGGGGTTCTCACTCAGCCCAGAACTACAGACGCTTCTCTTCGTGCTCTTCTCCATGTTCTATGTCTTCACCCTGTTGGGCAATGGAGTCATCCTGGGGCTCATCACGCTGGACTCCAGACTGCACACCCCTATGTACTTCTTCCTCTCCCACCTGGCCATTGTGGACATCTCCTATGCTTCCAACAATGTCCCCAAGATGCTTGCAAACCTTCTGAGTAGGAAAAAGGCTATCTCTTTTATTCCATGCATAATGCAGACCTTTCTATACATGGCTTTTGCTCACACTGAGTGCCTTATTCTGGTGGTGATGTCTTACgatcgctatgtggccatctgtcacCCTCTCCATTACTCTGTCAAGATGAGCTGGAGAGTCTGTATCGCCCTGGCAGTGACTTCTTGGGTGTGTGGTTTCCTCCTGGCTCTGGTTCATGTGGTCCTTATCCTGAGGCTCCCCTTCTGTGGGCCTCATATTATCAACCACTTCTTCTGCGAAGTCCTGTCTGTCCTTAAGCTGATTTGTGCAGACACTACACTCAACCAAATTGTCATCTTTGCTGCTTCCGTGTTTATTTTAGTGGGACCCCTGTGTCTGGTGCTGGTGTCCTACACTCGCATCCTGGTGGCCATCCTCAGGATCCAGTCAGGGGAGGGCCGCAAGAAGGCCTTCTCCACCTGCTCCTCTCACCTCTGCGTGGTGGGGCTCTTCTTTGGCAGTGCCATCGTCATGTATATGGCCCCCAAGTCCAGCAACCCTGAGGAACAGCAGAAAGTCCTTTCCTTGTTTTACAGTCTCTTCAACCCAATGCTGAATCCCCTCATCTATAGTCTGAGAAATACTGATGTCAAAGGTGCCCTCAAGAGagttctggagaagcagagagCCATGTGA